A window of the Sporosarcina sp. FSL K6-2383 genome harbors these coding sequences:
- a CDS encoding enoyl-CoA hydratase-related protein, with the protein METIHYKQTGNTAFITLNRSGAMNAFNYDMLVELGQITESIRINPDIRVVIFTGAGDRAFSVGADLKERKTLTDWQVKRNIYKIGDVFTAIENLPQPTIAMMNGYAFGGGMELALACDFRIAADTALMGLTETGLAIIPGAGGTQRLPRLIGEARALELILTARKLTAVEALAYGVVTKTVSTEDLLQETTAFADSMLANGPIALQQAKFAIKHGMNVDLQTGLAIERKAYEMTIPTEDRIEALTAFSEKRKPVFKGK; encoded by the coding sequence ATGGAAACCATTCACTATAAACAAACAGGCAATACTGCTTTTATTACGCTAAACCGATCGGGAGCTATGAATGCGTTCAACTACGATATGCTCGTCGAATTGGGACAGATTACGGAATCTATTCGCATTAATCCCGATATTCGCGTTGTGATTTTTACAGGGGCTGGGGATCGGGCATTTAGTGTAGGGGCTGATTTAAAGGAGCGTAAAACGCTAACAGATTGGCAAGTGAAACGTAATATTTACAAAATCGGTGATGTTTTTACGGCGATTGAAAACTTGCCACAACCGACGATTGCAATGATGAATGGCTATGCTTTTGGTGGTGGAATGGAGTTGGCATTAGCATGTGATTTTCGAATTGCGGCTGACACTGCGCTAATGGGGCTTACGGAAACTGGATTAGCGATCATTCCAGGAGCTGGCGGAACACAGCGGTTGCCACGGTTGATCGGCGAAGCGAGGGCACTTGAATTGATTTTAACCGCTCGAAAATTGACGGCTGTGGAAGCACTTGCCTATGGTGTCGTGACAAAAACGGTATCAACAGAAGACTTACTTCAAGAAACAACGGCATTTGCCGATTCAATGCTTGCCAATGGACCGATTGCTTTACAGCAAGCAAAGTTCGCGATCAAACACGGCATGAATGTCGATTTGCAAACAGGTCTAGCCATCGAACGTAAAGCATATGAAATGACAATTCCAACAGAAGACCGAATTGAAGCTCTAACGGCATTTTCTGAGAAACGGAAACCGGTATTTAAGGGAAAATGA
- a CDS encoding late competence development ComFB family protein has protein sequence MAIHNIMEEIVCEVLVKHKEDLQLTCGCDRCLDDIRAIALNNLSPRYIVQLEHRPYVRAPYTADRQGVTNIMLIVTKAAGIVSQSPRCQDQVSK, from the coding sequence ATGGCTATACATAATATTATGGAGGAAATTGTATGTGAAGTGCTCGTTAAACATAAGGAGGATTTACAACTGACCTGCGGTTGCGACCGTTGTTTGGACGATATAAGGGCGATAGCGCTTAATAATTTGTCACCACGTTATATCGTTCAGTTGGAGCATCGCCCATATGTGCGAGCGCCGTATACCGCGGATCGGCAAGGGGTTACCAATATCATGCTAATTGTGACGAAAGCTGCTGGAATTGTCTCACAAAGTCCCCGTTGTCAGGACCAAGTCTCCAAATAA
- a CDS encoding GNAT family protein, with protein sequence MTYINEGVTIRQITEQDLPRLWELSFKEENPEWKKWDAPYYEHRSMRYDKFLERKDKMVGRDDYWGIEVDGELIGMVSYYWEHQPSLWLEMGIVIYEPTYWSGGYGTKALAMWTNHLFDEMPLVRVGYTTWSGNARMIKVGEKLGMTMEARLRKVRFWNDTYYDSIRMGILREEWEAQRAK encoded by the coding sequence TTGACTTATATAAATGAAGGCGTCACGATACGCCAGATTACAGAACAAGATTTACCCCGTCTGTGGGAATTAAGTTTCAAAGAAGAAAATCCCGAGTGGAAAAAGTGGGACGCGCCTTATTATGAACATCGGTCAATGCGGTACGACAAGTTTTTAGAACGGAAGGATAAAATGGTTGGCCGAGATGATTATTGGGGTATCGAAGTCGATGGAGAATTAATCGGCATGGTTAGTTATTATTGGGAACATCAGCCGTCACTTTGGCTAGAAATGGGCATCGTTATTTATGAGCCGACATATTGGAGCGGCGGCTATGGAACAAAGGCTCTCGCGATGTGGACTAATCATTTATTTGATGAAATGCCTTTAGTCCGTGTCGGCTACACAACGTGGTCTGGAAATGCGCGGATGATTAAAGTTGGCGAGAAGCTAGGTATGACGATGGAAGCACGCTTACGCAAAGTTCGTTTTTGGAACGACACGTACTATGACTCGATTCGGATGGGGATTTTGCGTGAGGAGTGGGAGGCGCAAAGGGCGAAATGA